One genomic window of Thioclava sp. GXIMD4216 includes the following:
- a CDS encoding sugar kinase, giving the protein MNNSHLAPDALGPTLCIGEILVEIVATMPGEGFRNALPLIGPFPSGAPAIFIDQCGRIGGQAAMIGAVGRDDFGQVNIDRLVRDGVDVSGIAIDPDYPTGSAFVRYREDGSRDFVFNIERSAAARFGWTPAVATLAARAGHLHVMGSALSISGAWEVIRQVLAQVKARGGTLSLDPNLRKELTQDVETRERFLWLVGQADLLLPSGEELEDAAGVAGEEAALAALFARGIKEIVLKRGEAGASCFLSDGRRIDAPSFVVDAVDPTGAGDCFGGAYLTCRRLGQPVESALDYGCAAGARNATLRGPMEGAGTREELDAFIATTQRRAS; this is encoded by the coding sequence ATGAACAATTCTCATCTTGCGCCCGATGCTTTGGGGCCGACCCTTTGTATCGGCGAGATATTGGTGGAAATCGTGGCGACCATGCCGGGGGAGGGGTTTCGCAACGCCCTGCCGCTGATCGGCCCGTTTCCCAGTGGCGCACCGGCGATTTTCATCGACCAGTGCGGGCGTATCGGCGGGCAGGCCGCAATGATCGGCGCGGTCGGTCGCGATGATTTCGGTCAGGTCAATATCGACCGGCTGGTCCGCGATGGCGTCGATGTCTCGGGGATCGCGATCGATCCCGATTATCCCACGGGCAGTGCCTTCGTGCGGTATCGCGAGGATGGATCGCGCGATTTCGTTTTCAATATCGAACGCTCGGCTGCGGCGCGTTTCGGCTGGACGCCTGCGGTTGCGACGCTGGCCGCGCGGGCGGGACATCTGCATGTCATGGGGTCGGCCCTGTCGATTTCCGGCGCGTGGGAGGTGATCCGGCAGGTGCTGGCGCAGGTCAAGGCGCGCGGTGGCACCCTGTCGCTCGACCCGAACCTGCGCAAAGAGCTGACACAGGACGTCGAAACGCGCGAACGCTTCCTGTGGCTGGTGGGGCAGGCCGACCTGCTTCTGCCCTCGGGCGAGGAGCTGGAAGATGCGGCGGGCGTGGCCGGAGAGGAGGCCGCTCTTGCCGCCCTGTTCGCGCGGGGCATCAAGGAGATCGTGCTCAAACGCGGCGAGGCAGGGGCAAGCTGCTTCCTGTCCGATGGCCGCCGCATCGATGCGCCGTCTTTCGTGGTCGATGCGGTCGATCCCACAGGGGCGGGCGACTGTTTCGGTGGGGCCTATCTGACCTGCCGCAGGCTCGGCCAGCCTGTGGAGAGTGCGCTTGACTATGGCTGTGCCGCAGGTGCGCGCAATGCCACTCTGCGCGGCCCGATGGAGGGCGCAGGCACCCGCGAGGAGCTGGATGCCTTTATCGCAACCACCCAAAGGAGAGCATCATGA
- a CDS encoding D-tagatose-bisphosphate aldolase, class II, non-catalytic subunit, which yields MNVMLQDLAPSRAAGHPVGISSICSAHPVVLRAALRHGARTRATVLIEATCNQVNHLGGYTGMTPADFAEMVYRIAAEENCPEDLILLGGDHLGPNPWRDQDAETAMAEAEKMVAAYVEAGFRKIHLDASMGCRGEPVALDDHQTADRAARLAAVAERTASGAAGPMPLYVIGTEVPPPGGADHALEAITPTAPDAAKTTLAVHREIFAARGLDAALSRVIAIVVQPGVEFGNHNVIAYDPAPARPLIDVLPALDGLVFEAHSTDYQGTAPLAQLVQDGFAILKVGPELTFALREALYALDLIASDLLPDYGARPLKVALEALMLEKPANWARHYGGNAAEQGVLRHYSLSDRIRYYWAEPQAQAAVAALLEALQGQVVPLPLMWQHLPAATAFADRPLDPEALLLWRVEEVIRSYHTACAV from the coding sequence ATGAATGTCATGCTGCAAGATCTGGCCCCGTCGCGGGCGGCGGGACATCCGGTCGGAATAAGCTCGATCTGTTCGGCCCATCCTGTTGTTCTGCGCGCGGCCCTGCGTCATGGCGCGCGGACGCGGGCGACGGTTCTCATCGAGGCGACCTGCAATCAGGTCAATCATCTTGGCGGCTATACCGGTATGACACCGGCGGATTTCGCCGAAATGGTCTACCGGATTGCCGCCGAGGAAAACTGCCCCGAGGATCTGATCCTGTTGGGGGGGGACCATCTTGGCCCCAATCCGTGGCGCGACCAAGACGCGGAAACCGCGATGGCCGAAGCCGAGAAGATGGTGGCGGCCTATGTGGAGGCGGGCTTCCGCAAGATCCATCTGGACGCCTCTATGGGCTGTCGCGGCGAACCCGTCGCGCTGGATGACCATCAGACGGCGGATCGGGCCGCGCGTCTGGCGGCTGTGGCCGAAAGAACCGCGTCGGGTGCGGCGGGGCCGATGCCCCTTTATGTGATCGGCACGGAGGTTCCGCCTCCCGGTGGTGCCGATCACGCGCTGGAGGCCATCACCCCCACCGCGCCCGACGCGGCCAAGACGACCTTGGCCGTCCACCGCGAAATCTTCGCCGCCCGTGGTCTGGACGCGGCCCTGTCGCGCGTGATCGCGATTGTGGTGCAGCCGGGGGTGGAATTTGGCAATCATAACGTCATCGCCTATGACCCCGCACCGGCGAGGCCGCTGATCGATGTCCTGCCGGCGCTGGACGGGCTGGTTTTCGAGGCCCATTCGACCGATTATCAGGGGACCGCGCCCTTGGCACAACTGGTGCAGGACGGCTTTGCTATCCTGAAAGTCGGGCCGGAGCTGACCTTTGCGCTGCGCGAGGCGCTATATGCGCTGGATCTGATCGCCTCGGATCTGCTGCCCGACTATGGCGCGCGGCCTCTGAAAGTGGCGCTTGAGGCGCTGATGTTGGAAAAACCCGCTAACTGGGCGCGTCATTACGGCGGCAATGCGGCCGAGCAGGGTGTCTTGCGGCATTATTCGCTGTCGGATCGTATCCGCTATTACTGGGCCGAGCCGCAGGCACAGGCCGCTGTTGCCGCCCTTCTCGAGGCGCTGCAGGGGCAGGTCGTGCCATTGCCGCTGATGTGGCAGCACCTGCCTGCCGCGACAGCTTTTGCCGATAGGCCGCTCGACCCCGAGGCCCTGCTTCTCTGGCGGGTCGAAGAGGTGATCCGCAGCTATCATACGGCCTGTGCCGTTTGA
- a CDS encoding SDR family oxidoreductase, which yields MSNELSGKVAAVTGAASGIGLASAQMMLEAGATVVFVDRDGAALKAVTEKLGEKALPLVIDLLDPESCASLLSGVMELAGRIDILHCNAGSYIGGDLVEVTDPAAIDRMLNLNVNAVMKNVHNVIPQMIAQGCGDIIVTSSVAGHTAVPWEPVYSASKWAMTSFVQTMRRQLNKHGIRVGSVSPGPVVSALLADWPEENLRKARENGALIEPSDIAEAILFMLSRPRTVTIRDVVILPSNFDI from the coding sequence ATGAGCAATGAACTAAGCGGCAAGGTCGCCGCAGTGACGGGTGCGGCCTCGGGGATCGGTCTTGCCAGTGCGCAGATGATGCTGGAGGCAGGCGCTACGGTGGTCTTTGTGGACCGTGATGGTGCCGCATTGAAGGCCGTGACCGAAAAGCTGGGCGAGAAAGCCCTGCCGCTGGTCATCGACCTGCTGGACCCCGAAAGCTGTGCCTCGCTTCTGTCGGGCGTGATGGAACTGGCGGGGCGGATCGATATTCTGCACTGCAATGCGGGCAGCTATATCGGTGGCGATCTGGTCGAGGTCACGGACCCCGCTGCGATTGACCGTATGCTCAATCTGAATGTGAACGCGGTCATGAAGAACGTTCATAACGTGATCCCGCAGATGATCGCGCAGGGCTGTGGCGATATCATCGTCACATCGTCGGTGGCAGGGCATACGGCTGTGCCGTGGGAGCCGGTCTATTCGGCCTCGAAATGGGCGATGACCAGCTTTGTCCAGACCATGCGACGCCAGCTGAACAAACATGGCATCCGTGTGGGCTCGGTCTCGCCCGGTCCGGTGGTTTCGGCCCTGCTGGCCGACTGGCCCGAGGAAAACCTGCGCAAGGCCAGGGAAAACGGCGCGCTGATCGAGCCGTCGGATATCGCCGAGGCGATCCTGTTCATGCTGAGCCGTCCGCGCACGGTCACCATCCGCGATGTCGTGATTTTGCCCAGCAATTTCGATATCTGA
- a CDS encoding ABC transporter ATP-binding protein, with product MLNVSLEQQTRGRRTILAPMRFSLPCGRLTAVLGPNGAGKSTLLQALSRGKAAGAQILDGRRQLGPRDICYLPQAFAVVSELSVLDCVILGQRERLGLRVPQQAVTQARSLLDRLGLGDLATRAMSALSGGQQQRVLLAQRLFRGGRVMALDEPTSALDLHHQLAVLGYLRDFAERTGTAVVLSLHDLNLAARFCTHALLLAEGRLICEETPERALNAPAIRRFWKVAPEWLRDSENNAVFVPHMLAHR from the coding sequence ATGCTGAATGTAAGCCTCGAGCAACAAACCCGCGGGCGACGCACCATTCTGGCCCCGATGCGTTTCAGCCTGCCCTGCGGTCGCCTGACCGCCGTTCTCGGCCCGAATGGCGCGGGCAAATCCACGTTGCTACAGGCGCTTTCGCGGGGCAAGGCCGCGGGGGCGCAGATCCTTGACGGGCGCAGGCAGCTTGGCCCGCGCGACATCTGCTACCTGCCGCAGGCCTTTGCGGTGGTCTCCGAACTCAGCGTGCTGGACTGCGTCATTCTGGGACAGCGCGAACGGCTGGGGCTGCGGGTGCCGCAACAGGCGGTCACACAGGCCCGCAGCCTTCTTGATCGTCTGGGGCTGGGGGATCTGGCAACGCGGGCGATGTCGGCACTCTCGGGCGGGCAGCAACAGCGGGTCCTGCTGGCGCAGCGGCTGTTTCGGGGCGGACGGGTGATGGCGCTTGACGAGCCGACATCGGCGCTTGATCTGCACCACCAGCTGGCGGTTCTGGGCTATCTGCGCGATTTCGCCGAACGCACCGGTACTGCCGTAGTGCTGTCGCTACACGATCTGAACCTTGCCGCGCGGTTTTGCACCCATGCCCTTCTTCTGGCCGAAGGGCGTCTGATCTGCGAGGAGACGCCGGAACGGGCGCTGAACGCGCCCGCGATCCGCCGGTTCTGGAAAGTCGCACCGGAATGGCTGCGCGACAGCGAGAACAATGCGGTGTTCGTGCCGCATATGCTGGCGCATCGCTGA
- a CDS encoding iron ABC transporter permease, with amino-acid sequence MTSAATTVWRAWEIRARKRRLALGLACVVLGLLVLADLGTGPSGMGPAKLWQTLLDGPDGADRASAVILFQIRLPQTVLALIVGAALGISGLMMQTILANPLASPFTLGFSAASGFGAALAILFGTRLALPVPPWLLTPACAFLATLGATAMIWAVARLKGSKPELLVLAGIAVLFFFQSMLSLVQFMASPEVLQQIVFWLFGSLLKANWTAVKVSGCIVLLCLPFIARDTWALTTLRMGEANAESLGLDTDALRRRVFLLTAALTAAAVAFTGTIGFVGLIAPHVARAMVGEDHRFGLPLAAVIGALILCSASVAAKLLSSGAAIPVGIVTAIAGIPMLAVVILRHGDRGC; translated from the coding sequence ATGACCAGCGCGGCAACAACTGTCTGGCGGGCATGGGAAATCCGTGCCCGCAAGCGCCGCCTCGCATTGGGGCTTGCCTGTGTTGTGCTGGGGCTTCTGGTGCTGGCGGATCTGGGCACCGGCCCGTCGGGTATGGGGCCTGCCAAATTGTGGCAGACCCTGCTGGACGGGCCGGACGGGGCCGACAGGGCGTCGGCGGTGATCCTGTTCCAGATCCGGCTGCCGCAAACCGTGCTGGCGCTGATCGTGGGTGCGGCCTTGGGGATTTCGGGGCTGATGATGCAGACCATCCTCGCCAATCCGCTGGCCTCGCCCTTCACGCTAGGGTTCTCGGCAGCCTCGGGGTTCGGCGCGGCGCTGGCCATCCTGTTCGGCACCCGCCTTGCCCTGCCGGTGCCGCCTTGGCTGCTGACACCGGCCTGCGCCTTTCTGGCGACACTCGGCGCTACGGCAATGATCTGGGCCGTCGCGCGGCTCAAGGGGTCCAAACCGGAGCTCCTCGTGCTGGCGGGGATTGCGGTGCTGTTCTTCTTCCAGTCGATGCTGTCTCTTGTGCAGTTCATGGCCTCGCCGGAGGTCTTGCAGCAAATCGTGTTCTGGCTGTTCGGGTCGTTGCTGAAGGCGAATTGGACGGCGGTGAAAGTCTCGGGCTGCATCGTACTGCTATGCCTGCCTTTTATCGCCAGAGACACATGGGCGCTGACCACGCTGCGCATGGGTGAGGCCAATGCCGAAAGTCTGGGGCTGGACACCGATGCCTTGCGGCGACGGGTCTTCCTGCTGACCGCAGCACTCACCGCCGCCGCCGTGGCATTTACCGGCACCATCGGCTTTGTCGGCCTGATCGCGCCGCATGTGGCGCGGGCAATGGTGGGCGAGGATCACCGCTTCGGGCTGCCATTGGCCGCCGTGATCGGCGCACTGATCCTGTGTTCGGCATCGGTGGCCGCCAAGCTTCTGTCCAGCGGTGCCGCCATTCCGGTGGGCATCGTCACCGCCATTGCCGGCATTCCGATGCTGGCCGTGGTGATCCTGCGTCACGGAGATCGCGGATGCTGA
- a CDS encoding ABC transporter substrate-binding protein produces the protein MKTTFFAAFAALALCPLVAQADITVTDLDGREIHLEHVPERVALGFYYEDYLAVAGAGAADKIVALSRAPWADWRPNQWAAYTARFPALEQVPDFGNADDNTLSAEALIATHPDVAILSSWQTAALGQAGVAQIEAAGIPVVALDYNAQTLERHVLSTRVLGAVMGQPERAERLVHLYETKTRDTLARIATAGPSHKKIYVELAQKGPETIGNSYGSGMWAGVIDLVGGQNIAKGQIENWGPLSPEYVLAQQPDVILLAGSEWRNAPQAVSLGFGAQEALAQTRLAAYLTRPGWSDLPAVRQHEVYGIYHGGNRTLSDFVYARAIAKALYPKLFADIDPAEELRAYYHDWMPIEAQGTFITKMP, from the coding sequence ATGAAAACGACTTTCTTTGCGGCGTTTGCCGCACTTGCCCTCTGCCCGCTTGTGGCACAGGCCGACATTACCGTGACCGATCTCGACGGGCGTGAAATCCATCTGGAACATGTGCCCGAACGTGTCGCATTGGGGTTTTACTACGAGGATTATCTGGCGGTTGCCGGTGCGGGCGCAGCCGATAAGATCGTCGCTCTGTCGCGCGCGCCCTGGGCCGATTGGCGCCCGAACCAATGGGCGGCCTATACCGCAAGGTTTCCGGCCCTTGAACAGGTGCCGGATTTCGGCAATGCCGATGATAACACCCTGTCCGCCGAGGCGCTGATTGCCACCCACCCCGATGTGGCGATCCTGTCAAGCTGGCAGACCGCTGCCTTGGGGCAGGCCGGAGTGGCACAGATCGAAGCGGCAGGCATTCCGGTGGTGGCGCTGGATTACAACGCCCAGACATTGGAGCGCCATGTCCTTTCGACCCGTGTTCTCGGGGCTGTCATGGGCCAGCCCGAACGTGCCGAGAGGCTTGTGCATCTTTACGAGACGAAAACCCGCGACACGCTGGCGCGCATTGCCACAGCAGGCCCGTCGCATAAGAAGATCTATGTGGAACTGGCCCAGAAAGGCCCGGAAACCATTGGCAATTCCTATGGCTCCGGCATGTGGGCGGGGGTGATTGATCTGGTAGGCGGCCAGAATATCGCCAAAGGGCAGATCGAGAATTGGGGGCCGCTTTCGCCCGAATATGTCCTTGCCCAGCAACCGGATGTGATCTTGCTGGCAGGGTCGGAATGGCGCAATGCGCCGCAGGCGGTCAGCTTGGGTTTCGGCGCACAGGAGGCCTTGGCCCAGACCCGTCTGGCGGCCTATCTCACCCGCCCCGGCTGGTCCGACCTGCCCGCAGTGCGCCAGCATGAGGTGTATGGCATCTATCACGGCGGCAACCGCACCCTGTCGGATTTCGTCTATGCGCGGGCCATTGCCAAAGCCCTCTATCCGAAACTGTTTGCCGATATCGACCCTGCCGAGGAGCTGCGCGCCTATTATCATGACTGGATGCCGATCGAGGCGCAGGGCACCTTCATCACGAAGATGCCATGA
- a CDS encoding DUF2946 family protein → MMQSGRSSPPRAPGGRSACSAGAGVWLLRLCLLCALFLSGIVPQDMMRNPDAEGTTLVLCTGEGPKELVMLPDGSVKDPDAPAPQRHKVSTCLAVSLSLAAVQAVPELMFSTAEFSRYRPAPAPAPPVILRLYAPVQPRAPPRAA, encoded by the coding sequence ATGATGCAGTCCGGCCGATCTTCTCCGCCCCGCGCCCCAGGAGGCCGCTCCGCATGTTCTGCGGGGGCGGGCGTCTGGCTGCTGCGTCTGTGCCTGCTCTGCGCGCTGTTTCTCTCGGGGATCGTACCGCAGGACATGATGCGCAACCCCGATGCGGAAGGCACGACGCTTGTGCTGTGCACCGGCGAAGGCCCCAAAGAACTGGTGATGCTGCCTGACGGCTCGGTCAAAGACCCCGATGCCCCCGCGCCGCAACGCCATAAGGTCTCGACCTGCCTTGCCGTGTCGCTGTCTCTGGCTGCGGTGCAGGCCGTGCCGGAATTGATGTTCAGCACCGCCGAATTCAGCCGTTATCGTCCCGCCCCTGCCCCCGCGCCGCCTGTGATCCTGCGCCTGTATGCGCCGGTCCAGCCGCGTGCACCACCGCGCGCCGCCTGA
- a CDS encoding flotillin domain-containing protein, with protein sequence MTLILGVAIPVLLIVVAFLVIAMIFSRMYNRSTREVSLVKTGTGGRKVIIDGGTLVIPVLHEVTRINMRTTRLEVRRDGNSALITKDRMRVDVGVEFYVTVQATEEGIARAAQTLGDRTFDERALREMVEGKLVDGLRAVAAKMDLDDLHENRANFVQQVQQTVTEDLRKNGLELESVSLTALDQTPLSGLDENNVFNAEGMKNQAERIAQSRKQRAAIEADAEVAVARSRQEAEVKRYEVEREQEEARVAQRVKMEELAAREEAEKARQHEEAEMAAQQARIAREKAIEVAEQDRQIAVSEKSEAESQARARADLAKAEAIKATEAIETERRVAEGERQKRLTILAAQEEAERQATSIRVAAKAEREAADDRAAAMRELAQAEADQITIRAEAAKKEALAEAEGMRARKLAEAEGTRALAEAENGLSEAIVEYRLAQARLEAMPKIVAEMVKPAEKIGGITIHKVDGLGNASTAAEGAKASGGDGLVNQAFDEMRKMAFQLPALDSIGKQVGLNMEKGMSGLFDEVMPKPSAPPEASAAAPAAQPAQDV encoded by the coding sequence ATGACTCTCATTCTAGGTGTAGCGATCCCTGTGCTACTGATTGTGGTGGCCTTTCTGGTGATCGCGATGATTTTCTCACGGATGTATAATCGTTCGACCCGCGAGGTCAGCCTTGTGAAAACCGGCACAGGCGGGCGCAAGGTCATCATCGACGGTGGCACGCTGGTCATTCCGGTGCTGCATGAAGTGACGCGGATCAATATGCGCACCACCCGTCTGGAAGTGCGTCGTGACGGCAATTCCGCGCTGATCACCAAAGACCGGATGCGGGTCGATGTGGGCGTGGAATTCTACGTCACCGTTCAGGCCACCGAAGAGGGCATCGCGCGCGCGGCCCAGACGCTGGGCGACCGCACCTTTGACGAACGCGCCCTGCGCGAGATGGTGGAAGGCAAGCTGGTCGATGGTCTGCGCGCTGTGGCCGCCAAGATGGATCTGGACGATCTGCACGAGAACCGCGCCAATTTCGTGCAGCAGGTGCAGCAGACGGTTACCGAGGATCTGCGCAAGAACGGCCTTGAACTGGAATCCGTCTCGCTGACCGCGCTGGACCAGACCCCGCTGAGCGGGCTGGACGAGAATAACGTCTTCAACGCCGAAGGGATGAAGAACCAGGCCGAGCGCATCGCCCAAAGCCGCAAACAGCGCGCCGCCATCGAGGCGGATGCCGAGGTCGCGGTCGCCCGCTCGCGTCAGGAGGCGGAGGTCAAACGCTATGAGGTCGAGCGCGAGCAGGAAGAGGCCCGTGTTGCCCAGCGTGTGAAGATGGAAGAGCTGGCCGCCCGCGAAGAGGCCGAGAAAGCCCGCCAGCACGAAGAGGCCGAGATGGCCGCACAACAGGCCCGTATCGCCCGTGAAAAGGCCATCGAAGTGGCCGAGCAGGACCGCCAGATTGCCGTCTCCGAGAAATCCGAGGCCGAAAGCCAGGCCCGCGCCCGTGCCGATCTGGCCAAAGCCGAGGCTATCAAAGCGACCGAGGCGATCGAGACTGAGCGCCGCGTGGCCGAGGGTGAGCGTCAGAAGCGCCTGACCATTCTTGCCGCGCAGGAAGAGGCCGAGCGTCAGGCAACCTCGATCCGCGTGGCCGCCAAGGCCGAACGCGAGGCCGCCGATGACCGCGCCGCCGCCATGCGCGAACTGGCGCAGGCCGAGGCCGACCAGATCACCATCCGCGCCGAAGCCGCCAAGAAAGAGGCTCTGGCCGAGGCCGAGGGGATGCGCGCGCGCAAGTTGGCCGAGGCCGAAGGCACCCGCGCATTGGCCGAGGCCGAGAACGGTCTGTCGGAGGCGATTGTCGAATACCGTCTGGCGCAGGCGCGTCTGGAGGCGATGCCGAAGATCGTGGCCGAGATGGTCAAACCCGCAGAGAAGATCGGCGGCATCACCATCCATAAGGTCGATGGTCTGGGCAATGCGTCCACGGCGGCCGAAGGGGCCAAGGCCTCGGGCGGTGACGGGCTGGTCAATCAGGCCTTTGACGAGATGCGCAAGATGGCTTTCCAGCTTCCGGCGCTGGACAGCATCGGCAAGCAGGTCGGGCTGAATATGGAAAAGGGCATGAGCGGGCTGTTCGACGAGGTGATGCCCAAACCTTCTGCCCCGCCCGAGGCCAGCGCGGCAGCCCCTGCCGCACAACCGGCGCAAGACGTCTGA
- a CDS encoding OB-fold-containig protein — MTLLYDPGLTPFLIAAGLVVALLLLEVVMLLTGLSTTGDSGDLALDMEADADLIGLSAPEIAAELDLPTEVAVQIEGAFDGHSPAALEATPSAGGIMTDMLGLNKLPLTIWLTLFCALFAGLGLAVQTGLWQIVGQAMPRLLAVPVIAVPALALTRGLSSVIARLLPRDETSAISERSLGRRRGVVTVGEARRGSPAQVRVTDSFGNTHYAMLEPLSESDVIAQGTEVLVLKLPGGDLRLVPIA, encoded by the coding sequence ATGACTTTACTCTATGATCCGGGGCTTACCCCGTTTTTGATTGCCGCAGGCCTTGTGGTGGCCCTTCTCCTGCTTGAGGTGGTGATGCTTCTCACCGGCCTGTCGACAACGGGTGACAGCGGCGATCTGGCTTTGGATATGGAGGCCGATGCCGACCTGATCGGACTGAGCGCCCCCGAAATTGCCGCCGAGCTTGATCTGCCTACCGAGGTCGCGGTCCAGATCGAAGGCGCGTTTGACGGCCATTCGCCTGCCGCCCTGGAGGCCACACCCTCTGCGGGCGGTATCATGACCGATATGCTGGGGCTGAACAAACTGCCGCTCACAATCTGGCTGACCCTGTTCTGCGCGCTCTTCGCGGGGCTCGGGCTGGCGGTCCAGACCGGCCTGTGGCAGATCGTCGGGCAGGCCATGCCGCGCCTTCTGGCCGTGCCGGTGATCGCGGTTCCGGCCCTGGCGCTGACGCGGGGGCTGTCATCGGTCATCGCCCGTCTGCTGCCACGCGACGAAACCAGCGCGATCTCGGAGCGCAGTCTGGGGCGGCGGCGCGGTGTCGTCACGGTGGGCGAGGCACGGCGCGGCAGCCCCGCGCAGGTGCGGGTGACCGACAGTTTCGGCAACACCCATTATGCCATGCTGGAACCGCTATCGGAAAGCGATGTCATCGCGCAAGGCACCGAGGTGCTGGTTCTGAAACTTCCGGGCGGCGATCTGCGTCTGGTACCTATTGCGTAA
- a CDS encoding PLP-dependent aminotransferase family protein, translated as MANSDKSYQSNLDSALFALLLDPAAAESLQAQLLDGLRRKILSSNAFCGVRLPASRVLAAELSVSRTTVQIVYDQLISEGYLVTRQGAGTFVAQELPHLSRVASVPRHPPAPVASWRPFQSALPDPALMPHAQWARHLDRAWRAPSADLLARPDPLGWYPLRAAIADHLLAWRQLACDPQQVVITSGARDAFEIIFRALLPPKTTVAIEDPCWPKMARTLMSCGARAHPVRIGPEGLDPAQIPARARAAIVTPSRHYPTGRSMPLSSRLALLEWAGRSGGVVIEDDYDSEFRYRGQPLPALAGLDRLENVLYLGSFSKLLSAALRIGYMVVPQRMLPQIAAYFDAVGGQASLTPQPALASFMESGEFALHLRRMRRVYARRQAYLLSAMAPAQGFVELAPDAGGMHLCAGLGPKLHGRVSDREISAEAAKAGLCVAALSDHCSLPHGPEALLLGYAGFDEDTLGDAARRLCALLARMG; from the coding sequence ATGGCCAATTCCGATAAATCATATCAGTCCAATCTGGACAGCGCCCTGTTTGCACTGCTGCTGGACCCTGCGGCCGCCGAAAGCCTGCAGGCCCAGCTTCTGGACGGGCTACGGCGCAAGATCCTGTCCTCCAACGCCTTTTGCGGCGTCAGGCTTCCGGCAAGCCGCGTTCTGGCGGCCGAATTATCGGTCTCGCGTACGACAGTGCAGATTGTCTATGACCAGTTGATTTCCGAGGGCTATCTGGTCACCAGACAGGGGGCAGGCACATTTGTCGCGCAGGAACTGCCGCATCTGTCACGGGTGGCCAGCGTGCCGCGTCACCCGCCCGCACCGGTCGCCAGCTGGCGGCCCTTTCAAAGCGCCCTGCCCGATCCGGCCCTGATGCCCCATGCCCAATGGGCGCGTCATCTGGACCGCGCCTGGCGCGCGCCCTCGGCCGATCTGCTGGCCCGCCCCGACCCGCTGGGGTGGTATCCGCTGCGCGCTGCAATCGCCGATCACCTTCTGGCATGGCGTCAGCTTGCCTGCGACCCGCAGCAGGTGGTGATCACCTCGGGGGCGCGCGACGCCTTCGAGATCATCTTCCGCGCGCTTTTGCCGCCCAAAACCACCGTGGCCATCGAAGATCCCTGCTGGCCGAAAATGGCGCGCACCCTGATGTCGTGCGGAGCGCGCGCCCATCCGGTCCGCATCGGCCCCGAGGGGCTGGACCCCGCGCAGATCCCCGCCCGCGCCAGAGCCGCGATAGTGACGCCCTCGCGCCATTACCCGACGGGTCGCAGCATGCCCCTGTCCAGCAGGCTGGCGCTTCTGGAATGGGCCGGTCGCTCCGGCGGGGTGGTGATCGAGGATGATTATGACAGCGAATTCCGCTATCGTGGCCAGCCGCTGCCAGCATTGGCGGGGCTCGACCGGCTGGAGAATGTCCTGTATCTGGGCAGCTTCTCGAAACTGCTCAGCGCCGCCCTGCGGATCGGCTATATGGTGGTGCCCCAGCGCATGCTGCCACAGATCGCGGCGTATTTCGACGCGGTCGGGGGGCAGGCCTCGCTGACCCCGCAGCCCGCGCTCGCCAGTTTCATGGAAAGCGGTGAATTCGCGCTGCATCTGCGCCGGATGCGACGGGTTTATGCGCGCCGGCAGGCCTATCTGCTCTCGGCGATGGCACCGGCGCAGGGGTTTGTAGAGCTCGCGCCCGATGCGGGCGGGATGCATCTTTGCGCGGGGCTCGGACCAAAGCTGCACGGGCGGGTCAGCGACCGCGAGATCAGTGCCGAGGCCGCCAAGGCAGGGCTATGCGTGGCCGCCCTCTCCGATCATTGCAGCCTGCCGCACGGACCAGAAGCCCTGCTTCTGGGCTATGCGGGGTTTGACGAGGATACGCTCGGGGACGCGGCCCGCCGCCTCTGCGCGCTTCTGGCCCGCATGGGATGA